One part of the Glycine max cultivar Williams 82 chromosome 14, Glycine_max_v4.0, whole genome shotgun sequence genome encodes these proteins:
- the LOC100779983 gene encoding putative wall-associated receptor kinase-like 16, producing MGLKAMPMQLTMLLLIALAEAADQALPGCSNSCGSVSQIPYPFGMGNSSVTGENCFLEDPLELTCRDSTLYHGNGNVQILNITLDGKMDMLFFVSKVCKKKSAGGVETEGNEATLTTPAFAISSEDNKFVSVGCDTYGYLNSYRDGTKSSMGCLTRCDSRESVRNMQRDGKCTGIGCCQIDIPPGMKNISLQTFTYNNFNSSSDFNKCSYSFVVKNGNYTFSMDHLKGLPFNKAPFVVDWTVGNQTCGISKGKLDYACRNNSDCVDSGYGYRCKCKEGFEGNPYHPDGCKDVDECKIGNHACISEKNCLNTNGSYICFCPKGQSGNGTKGEGCHQQDVVTKVVIGVAAGIVILFVGTTSLYLTYQKRKLIKLREKYFQQNGGSILLQKLSTRENSQIQIFTKQELKKATNNFDESLIIGKGGFGTVFKGHLADNRIVAIKKSKIVDKSQNEQFVNEVIVLSQINHRNVVKLLGCCLETEVPLLVYEFVNNGTLFDFIHTERKVNDATWKTRVRIAAEAAGALAYLHSEASIPIIHRDVKTANVLLDDTYTAKVSDFGASKLVPLDQTELATIVQGTIGYLDPEYMQTSQLTEKSDVYSFGAVLVELLTGEKPYSFGRPEEKRSLANHFLSCLKEDCLFDVLQDGILNEENEKEIKKVAFLAAKCLRVKGEERPSMKEVAMELEMHQWINTDANLKESDYLVHKVSSIVSEPGDSSSHQEYDSIRDQVLPSLGDGR from the exons aTGGGATTGAAGGCCATGCCAATGCAACTTACCATGCTGTTGCTGATTGCTCTAGCAGAAGCAGCTGACCAAGCCCTGCCTGGCTGCTCGAACTCTTGCGGAAGCGTTTCACAAATTCCGTATCCATTTGGCATGGGCAACTCTTCCGTCACCGGTGAGAATTGTTTCTTGGAGGACCCATTGGAACTCACTTGCAGAGATTCCACTTTATATCACGGAAACGGTAACGTCCAAATTCTGAACATAACCCTCGACGGTAAAATGGACATGCTTTTCTTCGTCTCGAaggtttgcaaaaaaaaatctgCTGGCGGAGTAGAAACAGAAGGTAATGAAGCTACTCTCACAACTCCGGCTTTCGCCATTTCTAGCGAGGACAACAAGTTCGTCAGCGTAGGGTGCGACACTTACGGCTACCTCAACAGCTATCGCGACGGCACCAAATCTTCAATGGGGTGCTTGACAAGATGTGACAGCAGAGAGAGCGTGCGAAACATGCAGAGAGATGGAAAATGTACCGGAATTGGATGTTGCCAGATCGATATACCACCTGGAATGAAGAACATTAGTTTACAAACATTCACCTATAACAATTTCAATTCCTCTTCCGACTTCAACAAATGCAGCTATTCCTTTGTGGTGAAAAATGGCAACTATACTTTCTCGATGGATCATTTAAAAGGACTCCCGTTCAATAAAGCACCCTTTGTCGTAGATTGGACTGTTGGAAACCAGACATGTGGCATTTCCAAGGGTAAACTCGACTATGCGTGCAGAAATAATAGCGATTGTGTGGACTCGGGATATGGTTACCGATGCAAATGTAAAGAAGGCTTTGAAGGAAACCCATACCATCCCGATGGTTGCAAAG ACGTTGACGAATGTAAGATAGGCAATCATGCATGcataagtgaaaaaaattgtctgAACACCAATGGATCCTACATATGTTTCTGTCCGAAGGGGCAATCCGGAAATGGAACAAAGGGAGAAGGGTGCCACCAACAAGATGTTGTTACCAAGGTAGTCATAG GAGTAGCAGCAGGAATTGTTATTCTATTTGTGGGGACTACTTCATTGTACTTGACATACCAGAAAAGGAAACTCATCAAACTTAGAGAGAAATACTTTCAGCAGAATGGTGGTTCCATTTTACTACAGAAACTCTCTACAAGAGAAAACtcccaaattcaaattttcacaaAACAAGAACTAAAGAAGGCCACCAACAACTTTGACGAGAGCTTAATCATTGGCAAAGGAGGTTTTGGTACAGTTTTCAAAGGACATCTAGCAGATAACAGAATTGTTGCTATCAAGAAGTCCAAAATAGTTGATAAGAGCCAAAATGAACAATTTGTTAACGAGGTGATTGTTCTATCACAAATCAATCATAGAAATGTGGTCAAACTACTGGGATGTTGTTTAGAGACAGAAGTTCCTTTACTGGTTTATGAATTTGTTAACAATGGTACCCTTTTTGATTTTATACACACCGAAAGAAAGGTAAATGATGCAACTTGGAAAACCCGTGTAAGGATAGCAGCAGAGGCAGCTGGAGCTCTAGCATATCTGCATTCAGAAGCCTCAATACCCATTATCCACCGAGATGTGAAGACTGCTAACGTACTGTTGGATGACACTTACACTGCCAAAGTATCTGATTTTGGAGCTTCAAAATTGGTTCCACTTGATCAAACTGAATTAGCCACAATAGTGCAAGGAACGATTGGTTACTTGGACCCAGAGTACATGCAAACCAGCCAACTAACGGAGAAAAGTGATGTCTATAGCTTTGGGGCAGTGCTTGTAGAGCTGTTAACAGGGGAGAAACCTTATTCTTTTGGCAGGCCTGAAGAGAAAAGAAGTCTTGCTAACCACTTTCTATCTTGCTTGAAAGAGGATTGCCTGTTTGATGTTCTTCAAGATGGCATtttgaatgaagaaaatgaaaaggagaTTAAGAAGGTTGCTTTTCTTGCTGCAAAGTGCTTGAGAGTTAAAGGGGAGGAAAGACCTAGCATGAAGGAAGTGGCAATGGAGTTGGAGATGCATCAGTGGATTAATACAGACGCAAATCTAAAGGAGTCTGATTACTTGGTTCACAAGGTATCATCTATCGTTTCCGAGCCTGGTGATAGCAGCAGCCATCAAGAGTATGACAGCATTAGGGATCAAGTACTACCTTCTTTGGGTGATGGAAGATGA